From Granulicella sp. WH15, the proteins below share one genomic window:
- a CDS encoding substrate-binding domain-containing protein — MSMPRKAKTKRLYLIPVLTKALDILELLQSQSEPLVLEAIHKQTKVSKTTVYRILKTLVHRGYVGQTPDRGYHYIARPKKVRFGFGGQSAEMPFSQAVTASLKQAAAGLGVDLIVMDNCYDAETAVRNAESFVREGVDVVIEFQVEQHAAPIIADRIAAANIPLIAIDIPHPHSTYFGVDNYRVGYEAGSLLAEYALNRWGGKMDWMLGLDLEEAGQLVQSRITGAFEAVKTTLQNIPPESFVRVDGRGLSTASYKVVYDFLNRHPNATRILIAAANDTSALGAIAALRELGRERHAVVVGQDFVDEMALEMRRAGTPAIGSVSHEASLYGPRLIELGLSLLRGDKVAPYNFIEHKVITTPQLKRRTKATPTLIKTKAAATGKRAVKA; from the coding sequence ATGTCCATGCCACGCAAGGCGAAGACGAAACGTCTATACCTGATCCCGGTCCTCACCAAGGCGCTGGACATCCTTGAGCTGCTGCAATCGCAGAGCGAGCCTCTGGTGCTTGAGGCCATCCACAAGCAGACCAAGGTCTCGAAGACCACTGTTTATCGCATCCTTAAGACACTGGTTCATCGAGGCTACGTCGGCCAGACGCCCGATCGCGGCTACCACTACATCGCCCGCCCCAAGAAGGTGCGCTTCGGCTTCGGCGGCCAGAGCGCAGAGATGCCCTTCTCGCAAGCTGTCACCGCCAGTCTTAAACAGGCCGCCGCCGGGCTGGGCGTCGATCTCATCGTGATGGACAACTGCTACGACGCCGAGACCGCAGTGCGGAACGCCGAGTCCTTCGTCCGCGAGGGCGTGGACGTGGTCATCGAGTTCCAGGTGGAACAGCACGCCGCGCCCATCATCGCCGACCGCATCGCCGCCGCCAACATCCCGCTGATCGCCATCGACATTCCCCACCCGCACTCCACCTACTTCGGCGTGGACAACTACCGCGTGGGCTACGAAGCAGGCAGCCTGCTGGCCGAGTATGCCCTGAACCGCTGGGGCGGCAAGATGGACTGGATGCTGGGCCTCGATCTCGAAGAGGCTGGGCAACTGGTGCAGAGCCGCATCACCGGCGCATTCGAAGCCGTAAAGACCACCCTGCAAAACATCCCGCCGGAGTCCTTCGTCCGCGTCGATGGACGCGGCCTCAGCACCGCCAGCTACAAGGTCGTCTACGACTTCCTGAACCGTCATCCCAACGCCACGCGCATCCTCATCGCGGCCGCCAACGACACCAGCGCCCTCGGGGCCATCGCCGCTCTGCGCGAGCTGGGCCGCGAGCGTCACGCGGTAGTCGTCGGCCAGGACTTCGTCGACGAGATGGCGCTCGAGATGCGTCGCGCGGGCACCCCGGCCATCGGCTCGGTCTCGCACGAGGCCAGCCTCTACGGCCCCCGCCTCATCGAGCTGGGCCTATCCCTGCTGCGCGGCGACAAGGTCGCCCCCTACAACTTCATTGAGCACAAGGTAATCACCACGCCGCAGCTCAAGCGCCGGACTAAAGCCACTCCCACTCTCATCAAGACCAAGGCCGCAGCAACCGGCAAGCGGGCCGTCAAAGCATAG
- a CDS encoding TIM barrel protein: MKNEQATQRIFAAMDAFAIEIPSWGFANTGTRFGKFVQEAAATNIEEKFADAAEVNRLTGATPTLALHVLWDLPEGLASVPAIQALVKKTGVRAGSINPNLFQDQEYKFGSICNPSAEVRAKATAHMIDSVEIGKALGSAEVSLWVSDGSNYPGSQSMRRRIGWMQETLQKTHAALAPGQTLLVEYKPFEPAFYHTDIADWGMALELARNAGPQAKVLVDTGHHYQGTNIEQIVAWLLQLNALGGFHFNDRKYADDDLTLGSIDPYQVFRIFHEIHFQQHLTGSKTTPAFMIDQSHNLKGKMEAMVQTVVTAQELYAKAALVDQDKLAELQDSCKLVEAEELFRSAFWSDVRPALAEWRTARGLAADPMAALRTEGYVEKITEERRAKNAGSVSSYA, translated from the coding sequence ATGAAGAATGAACAGGCCACGCAACGCATATTTGCCGCAATGGATGCCTTTGCGATCGAGATTCCGTCGTGGGGTTTTGCCAACACAGGCACACGATTCGGCAAGTTTGTGCAGGAAGCCGCAGCCACGAACATCGAAGAGAAGTTCGCCGACGCGGCAGAGGTCAATCGCCTGACCGGCGCAACCCCGACGCTCGCGTTGCACGTGCTGTGGGATCTGCCCGAGGGCCTCGCCAGCGTGCCCGCCATCCAGGCGCTGGTGAAGAAAACCGGCGTGCGCGCCGGTTCCATCAATCCCAATCTCTTCCAGGATCAGGAGTATAAGTTCGGCTCCATCTGCAACCCCAGCGCCGAGGTCCGCGCCAAGGCCACCGCGCACATGATCGACTCGGTCGAGATCGGCAAGGCGCTCGGCTCGGCCGAGGTCTCCCTCTGGGTCTCCGACGGTTCCAACTACCCCGGCTCGCAGAGCATGCGCCGCCGCATCGGCTGGATGCAGGAGACGCTCCAGAAGACCCATGCCGCGCTCGCTCCCGGCCAGACCCTGCTGGTCGAGTACAAACCCTTCGAACCTGCCTTCTACCACACCGATATCGCCGACTGGGGCATGGCGCTCGAGCTGGCCCGCAACGCCGGCCCGCAGGCCAAGGTGCTCGTCGACACCGGCCACCACTATCAGGGCACTAACATCGAGCAGATTGTGGCGTGGCTGCTCCAGCTCAACGCACTCGGCGGCTTCCACTTCAACGACCGCAAGTACGCCGACGACGACCTCACCCTCGGCTCCATCGACCCCTACCAGGTCTTCCGCATCTTCCATGAGATCCACTTCCAGCAGCATCTAACCGGTAGCAAGACCACCCCGGCGTTCATGATCGACCAGAGCCACAACCTGAAGGGCAAGATGGAGGCGATGGTCCAGACCGTCGTCACCGCGCAGGAGCTGTACGCCAAGGCCGCGCTCGTCGATCAGGACAAGCTGGCCGAGTTGCAGGACTCCTGCAAGCTGGTCGAGGCCGAGGAGTTGTTCCGCAGCGCCTTCTGGTCCGACGTTCGCCCTGCCCTGGCCGAGTGGCGCACTGCTCGCGGCCTCGCTGCCGACCCCATGGCTGCCCTGCGCACCGAGGGCTACGTCGAGAAGATTACCGAGGAGCGGCGTGCGAAGAACGCCGGTTCCGTCAGCTCCTACGCCTGA